Genomic window (Scleropages formosus chromosome 16, fSclFor1.1, whole genome shotgun sequence):
TTGCAGGTGAAGCTCACTTGGGTGTGCTGAGAtcctggagagagagagagagagagagagagagagatacataCTCCTTTATATATTGCTAGGGATCAGCCATAATGGTGAATTATAAAAAATGCAGGGCTTTGGCATGctggtgtaaatgtaatgtgtaaatattgcaCTTGATTAAACTTTTTACATATCTTCAAATGCTACATCATTGCACTCTCCTGCATTTTGTAGGTATTGGGGTTCCAGGGATGTTTGACATTCTTCAGTAGAAATAGCAGAAATCCCTACTGATACGCTACAAGAATGATGCTCTTTGCCCAGGTATTCATTGTCGCTAGTTAGACCAAATCAGTCAAAACAAATCCTCAGTCTTCTTGGACAGAGTTGCTTCTGGCACCGAGTCCTGATGCGCAGGACAGGAGGGAAGCGGTAAATTCCTCGCTTTGGGATGCGGGGGTCAGAGATTAAGCCTCACGTGTATATCTGTAGCGGCGCGCTGGTGGGGGTCGGTAGGAGCGGCGGTGCACTTCTGGGCCTTGTTCACGGGGCCATTGAGACACACCATTCATGGTGGCTCACCAGTTCACCAGAGGGTAATTGGCATCTGGGATTAGACCCAGTGTGCTCCTCCATCTATCCAGGTGAGTATTAGGGTCTCTAACAAAGGTCCACCCTGTCCTCACTCCCTCTCAGTTCCTTATCAAggtgtattattatatttaaagacTTGCAGCACGAAGATGGAATTTACCCTGATCTGAGGTCCTCCGCTGTCCTTTATCATTCTCTCTTTTACTCAGAATGCCTTTCATTTCTCACTGAAATCCCCATTAGGCCCCATGATAattcatgtttcttttcaaaGTTGTGATTGAATCTGTGAAtcgagtgtgtgtttttaaatttgtcactAGGTGCTATAGAAGATGCGTAAGGTTTACAGGGCCATGACCGGTCTGTGTCGTCCCCTGTGTCAGTGCTGAAGCTGCGTAGAAGATAGTGGTGGTGCACACATGGAACGGCGATGCTTCCTGAGTTTTCTATTCCCGTCATAGTTCTGAAGCATCTCTTCCCGCTGGCTTCCTTGGGAATACCGTGCAACCACCCCAAGCGAGCGCAATCCTAATCCCAGCTCTGCGCCCTTTATACTGTTCTTTAGTTATTTTTCTCGGTCTGCAGCCATCAGAGCGTCGGCTGTGTGGGTTTATATCGGCGCGCAGGCGGACAGCTTCGAGGACTTGTGGGCTTTGCTCTCTGCTGCCCTGGACCGGTGTTGGACCTCATTACGCTCCTGGGTTGAGTGAGTGTGGGTGTTTCGTAGCTGACGAGTTGGTCCCGGGCCAGTGGAATAGGTCCTGCGTTCCTCTCCAAGCTGCGCCCTCGGAAAGGCAGCGGAACTAATGGAAACTCTTTGCGGATTCCTCAGCATCACCTGGGccagtaaacaaaaacaaaactgtttacaCCGTCGACACGCAAATTAAAGGCTGGTGTTCCGGTATATGATCCTTCTGAACGTTCGACTCCGGCTGGCAGATCCACtcactttatttttagtcatATGATGAATTGAATGACTTACCACTGAACTTATTTCATGTGAGCCAAATTGGATTTCCTTCTTTCCAATTTTCAAGTTATTTATGTTTTCTATGTGTTGCTATCCATGTCTAATAGagtaagcatgtttttttttttttttttttttttttttccccccccctcccctttctaGTTTCTTTACCTCAGGTATAATTGTGGCTGAACAAGTTTTCCAGAATCACTGGTGtcaagcaaaataaatgtatcttcGATGTCTTCAGTGTTAATCATAACCTTAAGCCTGAAGGCAGCATGTGGGAATAAAAATGGGCAgttaaaaatcagaaaatgtgtttcttatCCTATTTTTTGAAACAAGCGATTTTACAGTCTGTTAACTTGAGAGTCAAAAACATTGGGCCTCCTCTTTCAATGTGCCACATAATACAATAACTgcttttttcaatttattaagAGCCAGCAAAGAAAGGTTATAGGGGTTTCCTGTGCTCATGCAGTTTTTACCCCCCATGTTTCCCACAAAACCTTAatgttacttttattcatttagcttagtTTTAGCTCCAGTGCAACTTGATTGAcggatttatccatttatataggtgAGTAGTTCTCACTTGAAGCAATTTTGCCCTTGCTAAGGGGAACTATAGCTcaagatgggatttgaacctgcaacctttgagtgcAGAAGAAATGTCCGAAACCACTACACCAGACTGCAGTGTGTTGTGTTACTTCAGTGCCATATACTGATGTACTTCTTAACATGAACTTTATGACAGCAGCTGGATTACTTACAATACATATGGAGACACTTTTTCACTTCATTATCATAGAGATACAAAAATCTCCAGTAAGTGAGAATGTTCAgcacatttttgtgaaatgctTGTGCATTCTGGttgattttgtgctttttgagAAAGACCGTAATGAAGCATCTCCCTGTCCTCGGTCTCTTGTGCTTTCAGAGACTTGTCCAACAACAGGATTGGCTGCATGCGCGCCGACATGTTCGCCGGCCTCCCAGGTCTCGCTAGATTGTAAGTAATTTCTGCTCTTTGGCTTTCGGCACCACCGTAATTCCGGATTAGCGCTTGCAGCTGTTAAGAGATGCGCGGCCAGGTGCTGAGAAGTGCTGGCATGCTACTGCCATTCTGCTGTATAGCGCTGTGGTGTAGAATACATCTTCCTCTAATGTCCTGGCCTGGTCAGACTCTGTTCAAAGATAACAGAATACACATTTCAAATTattctctgcatttcagaaaTCTTTCAGGGAATATGTTTTCCTCTGTGCCGCCAGGAACTTTTGACAGCCTTACGTCTCTGAAGACAGTGTAAGTTTCATGTAGTTAATGCTGTTTactgcatttaaaacaatgtacCATTCCGCTTATAATAAATTGTGGTGTATATTGGCATGTGGTGTGTTAGCAGTTACTTGTATAGCTTcttggttagagctgttgctttttacCTAAGGgaactgggttcaaatcctccctCCCATcctagtacccctgagcaaggtaccaacCCTGAATTGAGACAATAAAAATTATCGTCTTTAGAAATCAGCAAATAATTGAGTATCTCATTATACCCTCTGACgttataagatgctttggacGGAGGTGTCAGGTAAACGAGTATAGTACGGGCAGAACAGGGTCTGTTTCAGCACAGCTCATGGCACTGCCTGCCCTGCAGAGATGGGCTGCACTGAGATGCTTTGTGACCCCCTGACCTGCCTCTCCAGGGAGCTCCAGACAGCTTTCCTGCTGTGTGACTGCAGCCTGCTGTGGCTGCTGCACTGGGCCAAGGAGAGGGGCGTTGCCATGAAGGACACACGCTGCTCGTACCCACGTGCCCTGCGGGGCCAGCCAATCGCCTCCCTCCAGCCTGACCTCCTGACCTGTGGTAAGCCAAACCTACCACGGGCAACAAGCTTTTTGTCAGTCCGTAATCAAGAAGCCACTGGTCATCGTGTAGCTTcctaatattaataatagtagtaatactAAGACTAGAAATAGTAATACATCATTTACATACACTTATTTTAAGGATgtcaggaaaacagaaaactgacTTATGAAGTTTGCTGTATATATTTCAAGATGGAAGCGCGCCTGTCACTTGAACGATTAGGATTTGATTTGTTCCGAGAACTTTTCGAGCAAACTAGTTGATTGGTACATCTCGCCTTCTATTTGATCATTATGCTTTACAGTATTTGCcgaggaataaataaatgtcacatttaaacagctttcACAATTTGTTTGTTGGGCAGTGTTTGAGCTAGCGTGACAGCGAAGCAGAATGTACCTGATACAGTGCGTGCCCTCTTTTTTTGTGTAGATGTCAGAGACTTACTTTTGTACTATAATTTGTGAGGTTGGTGGCTGGGAACATACAGCACTAGTGTTTTATTGCAGTGTGCACAGTGATGTTGCTCAACTCATCCTTCGCTGTCTGCATAGATGCTCCTCTGGAGCTGCCGTCCTTCCAGATGACGCCGTCGCAAAGACAGATCGTGTTCCGGGGCGACAGCCTGCCTTTCCGCTGCCTGGCGTCCTACGTTGACAAAGACATGCAGGTGCTTTGGTTCCAGGACGGCAGGATGGTGGAGCCCAACGCCACTGAGGGCATCTTCATCGAGAAGAGTGTGGTCCAGAACTGCTCGCTCATCGCCAGGCAGGTGCACTGGGAATGACGCAATGTGCACTGGAACATTTACGCTTGTTTATATAACttatgctttcctccaaagcggcTCACAATGTTAAGagatctacatttatttacccatttatacagttgggtagtttGTACTGtcataattcagggtaaatactcaTTAATACTAAttctagagcaggaggtgggattcagttTTTCATTCGTTGAATGCCGGGaggcagctctcaccactgcaccacctgctgcctcaccATGTGAGAAGCACCCAGTGGGAAGCAGCCCTGTTTAAGAAATGCTGTCACTATGGTGTACatgtacatattcatttttgttttggttattAATAGATTTTAAAGTGAACTAATAAGCCTGTGCAACTTTGGCTCAGTGGTGATGAGTGATATTGCTTGTGAAAGGTAGTCCCTGGGGGTGCGAGGAgcatgcggtgtgtgtgtgtgtgtgtgtgtgtgtgtgtggtatgtcTGCGGTGTGCCTCTGACTGCTCATCCTCCCGCCGCAGCGCTCTGACTCTCTCCAACGTCCAACCGGGCTCCACGGGCAGCTGGGAGTGTCTGGTGAGCACCAGGCGGGGCAACAGTACCCGTGCCGTGCCCATCGTGGTACTGGAGAGCTCTGCCAAGCACTGCCCCCCGGACCGGGTGACCAACAACAAGGGCGAGTTCCGGTGAGCACAGTCAGATAGAGCTCCTCTCACAACCCGGCAACCCCCAACACACCCATCACACATTTTCTTCTAATCATGTTTATTAAATGAGGAATCTGTAGTTACATGGTTTTTTTAGCTCGACTCGTAAAACCCGTTATTTTTCGTCATGCTTAATTACAGTGATttgtttaactgatgcttttctccaaagcaacttactgcaCGCTGCTGCTTATGACGATTTTTTACTACATCacttcagggtacgtaccttgatcaGTGATTCTCACCTGGATATCAACCTTGACTGCAAGGTGGCGTCCCTAACCACTGTGGTGCCTATTACTGCACTACCAGGACTCTATGCTAATGATAAATGTTTTAGCGTTAGTAACTATTATATTAGTTATCTGAAACATTTATCCacgtatttattcatttacttattccTACAGctaaatgggggtgcggtggcgcagtgggtttggccaggtcctgctctctgttgggtctggggctcgagtcccacttggggtgccttgtgacagactggcgtcccatccttggtgtggcccctccccctccagccttacgccatgtgttgccgggttaggctccggcttgccacgaccctgcttgggacaagcggcttcagccaacgtgtgtctgtgtgtatacagctaaatatttcactggagcatttcagtAGGGTCTTCTgtgatttaaaccagcaaccttaagGTTATAAATTTGTATTcttaaccactataccacctacTTGCTGTGCATGCAACACAATACAcccaaaatgagtaaatttaccTTAGCAGGACCTGCTAGTTGTGACAGTCCTGCACTGGTGGGGGTAATGGGCCCTGCTGTGTAAAGGAATTGTCAGTGTTGTGCTGCGGAGACGACTGACATTTTCTGTCACCACAGCATAGGAATTGAATGGCTTGGCCATATTGGCCCATCAGCGTCCTCTAGTGGTCAAAGTGGCCCAACTCCGTTTCCGCTGTTCTCAACAAACTTTACTGCTTTCTATTCTTTTACAGACTAAATCATATACACAAAACCATAGCCACACTTTGAATAATAAACAAttgtaaaaaaatacaagagCGGTGTAGAAGCAGTGCATATGTAATCACTGAAATAATACTCTTAGTTATAGTCTCTCTGTGTTCTTTTGTGTATTTGCTTAGTTAGACGCATGACTTACACAAACCAGGCACAGTTTTGtaaaaatgagtgtgtgacGAAAAGATGCAAAAGCTTCCACTGAACTGGTTGTTCTGAATTAGTGATGTAGGACATAGTTCTCCTTAAATTTCCTTCTGCGACTTCATTCTCACTTGCTGGGCAGAATGTGGAAAGGTGAGAATATGACAAAGCCGTCTTGTGGCGTCTCAGGTGGCCACGCACGCTGGCTGGTATCACCGCCTACCTGCCCTGCAGCCGCCCGGCCTCTGGGACAGGCATCTACGCGGGCACACCTGGCGAGGAGCAGCGAGCGTCGCGGGGATGCGGCATCGATGGCCGTTGGGCCGAGGAGAACTACTCCCACTGCCAGTACAGCAATGATGTCACCCGTGTGCTGTCCATCATCAACCAGGTGAGCTGAAGTACCGCCCAGCCACCACCTACAATAGTTCTGTGTCATGGTGTATGAAtatcaataatacattttttttacaatgaatcACTGTTGCAGTAATATTACTATTTtatgtaataatttatattatgttatgtttgtactcatttttttcccaaagcaccTTAAAACTAGGTTTGGATTCTAAgctactgacactgatttacctgtttatacagctgggtcaattttactctatcagttcagggtaagtactttgctcaagggtaccttGATTGATTCTAGGCCCTTTGATTTCAGGGAAATatctctaactactacgccacctgctgtgcccATTATTATAGCTACATTTTGCTTTTCACactaacacatttttcagtctcTAATTTTGttgttcaaaaacaaaaagccagttttggttttgtttttgcttcatttctATGCACATCACAAAAGTCCCACAGAtcaatttaaaacagtttttcttttgttaactTTTCCAGCAGTGTTGCGTTTTATACCATTCTAATCAGGCTGAATGTTGAGAAAACTGAGCACAATGCGTGCTGCAGTCAAGAAGTTTCAAGACTGGCCATcgtgtggtgctgctgtgccGCATGCGCTGAGGGCCTGTAATTGCAGCACCACCATACATCAGCCAGTCTCAGAATTTATTGACGCTGCTATACATATCCTACTGCGTTTTACCCATGCTGTGCATGTGCAACAGGCCCAACAGTCAATCCCTGGTCAGCAGAATCAGCGTGGTGCTTTCCATCAAGCAGCTTCTCATTTCTTCACACATGACTCACCTCTGTCTACAAACACTGACACCAGAGACTACTGAAGCGAACCCTTGAGCTGTCTGTCATCCCCGCACGATGAATATTGATTAGGATCAAAGGCGTCTCGCTGACTCATTCTTTATCTGCCCGGCCGTGCGTCATTTCATATTTAGATCCACAATTATTGCGCGTGTGCCGGTGCCTCACAAGGGTGATGTAATAAAGGGTCCTATTGCACATGTTAAATTAATGGTGTAAATAGTTCATTTGGGTGCTGAGCCTCAGTGGCTTTCGGCTGAGCTTCTGATTTGACGAGACAGCGCTTAGTGCTAATGAGGTGGTTCTCTCACTCACTTACGTTAGATTAAAAGGACTTTTCTGTCTGAAAACTCTGCTAAATTAAACTTCACCTTTCCTCATCCATTTTAATTTGGTCCTGAAAGCAAAGCAGGGCAGTCAGCTCTAGTGAAATGGAGTAACTTGTGGTTCTTTTAAGTGATGTACAGAATTTATAAGCTGACCCTAAATACAAATGTCATCATATTAAAGGGGGTCCCCTTGGCAGTCTTTGTTGAATGAATGCATCCCTGAGAGTGGTGGGTGTGGTCATATTTTAATTGTGGTTGGGGAAAGTGCTTGGGGGTGGAGCCTGGGTGTGGCTAAGGTGGGCACTCTTCCAACCTCTGCAATGTCCTGATGTTGAACCTCTGTCTGTCCCTACTGCAGATGCCCCTGAACTTGACCAATGCTGTGACCACAGCCAGACAGCTTCTGGTCTACACTGTGGAGGCCACCACCTTCTCTGACAAGATGGACATCATCTTCGTGGCGCAGATGATTGAGAAGTTTGGCAGGTTTGCCGAGAAATACAAAGAGGTGGGTTCTGGTGCCTGTTCCTGTGGGGACCTGTGGTTTGCAGATACTTGTGTGATAACAGTGTTAGGTGTGTGACTGACTCGAGATGCCACGAACAGTCGGTCAAGAAAGTCAcgtccctgtgtgtgtctgctcttcTCTTATTGTTATGTCTGTAGTGTAATTAACATGTCATAGAAGATGATCCCCCTGCAGTTCTCTCCACAGAACACTTGCAGTAGCAGATCTTGAGCAACATACAGAATAATAAACAAGGGACCTGAAGCATGCAGATTTGTATGCTTTCTGAGCATTTTGCAGGCCCTGGTTTAAAGGAAGTGCTGCATACCCATCATCTACCTGTAACCCAAGATATTTTACTGATATCATCTCGCCGGTGCTGACAAAGAATAGGCTGCTGTCCCCACGCAGATGGTAACGTGCCATATTCCATCATTACCCTTGTCTTTCTGACCCCGACTGGTGATCGCGGCGGTCCCCGCTGAGCGCGGAGGCTGAATTAGAAGCTCTTTTTCATGGTAATGATTTTTTCGGGGGGCGCCATCTGCCTTTGCCTTGTGGAGACGAAGGTGCGGGTGAGCAGGTGGAGAGTGATGATGGATCTTCGGGGTGATCATTACCTGCTGCTCAGCAGCCCCCACCGGGCTGTCTGTCTCCTCTGCTGGCTAATCAGTCAGACGATTCTAGACAGCTGAAGCATGGGGGGAGAGAGCTGCCATCCAGCGCTGCCACCTAGTCACGTGACCCATGCTTCATCTCCACGCCTTTCCCCCCACACTCCACCACTTTACCTGTTGATATCCCAAAGCTTCACATTTTAAGCGTACTGTACCCCGTTCTTTACTCTGTGAAATGCCAGACTGTCTTACTGCACATGGCATATTGGGTTACAAACATTAAAAGTTACAAAGTTTCAAACTTTCAAAtatagaaaaacattttttccatttatttattaaactgtatTCCTTTCACTTAGTAGTTTTCAAAAATTAGCTTGTTGCAGACTGAATGTCACCTGTGTTTCCACATCCACTTGTTAGCTGGCGGTAAAGCGCATCCAAGGAGGGTAGGGATGTGGGACCAGATTAGTTTAGCTCCATTCCACACTGTTCAGTGTGTGGTATGGCCAAGTGCCGTGATCActagcaaaaatacaaaaattgcaTAGGTTTATGGGAAGAAATGGTCAACAATCGGTGTACAAATTTGCAGAGACAGTGTATTTACacttatgttttatattttaaataaatttgtgcttcagaattaataaaaatgttaccatGTTACAGCAAACTTTTGCtgtagctatatccaagacttttacagggCCTaccagaaaataaatcaagatAGGTCTCTATTGCAACACTGttattgtgtgtatatataaagcAAACCAATGATATCCAAATGCTAAAGTCAAAACAAATCATAAACTAAGCAATGCATTGTTGTCCATACCTATAGCCATACGGTTctgtttccagaataggctctgatGCACAGAGACCTTGCTATAGGAAGAAcagtttctgaaaatataacaaattgtCTTACAGCAAATTTTAAACTCTTTATACCAGGTTTTAACAGAGccaaatctgtaaataaattgaggatCATCTGCAttaattaagcttttattgactgtgacatAGTTTTTGGATTTCCAAACAAGTCGAGTTAACATGCAGACTTCTGGtccaagttgtgtttgtaagctgaggtCCCAGTGTACTTCCTTATCTTCCACCCTGTTTACTTGACTTTATGAAAGAATACTGTGGTTTGTTCCTCTAGCTGGAATTCCAAGTACCCTCAAATATTGCAGATCACTCTATCTCTTGACCATTAGTGAATCGATTAAAACTGAGATAAGATTGCTAAACTCACACGTTGCCCTCAGCAGCCTGCCAATGTCCCTTGATCCCCGCTGATCCCCATTCTCCCGCTGAACGTAAAGGCCTTGTGGTGTTTGAAGACCGGTGTGATGAGAATGAGTCTAATATATACAGTAGCAATGGGAGGAAGGAGGAGTCCCATCTGGCTTTGTTCTTATAACGGGGCAGTAAGGGGTTTATAATTTTGCGCTCAAGAATCCCCTCATCTGCTGAGATGGTGAAAGCTTCAGGGTTTGCTGTATCAGATACTGTACCACCTGTAATACTGAAACATTCCAGCTGGGATGACTTTGTACAGTAGCACTGTGGTGCTGGATTATAATGCAGGACTTTAGGACTCAACAGGCTGTCAGTTTACATTTTGGTCAGTCCTTTGTAAAAGATGACTCTGACCTTGTGGCCACATGCATTGACTGCATGGCTCTGCGTTTGCCTGCCCGCAGCTGGGGGACGTCATGGTGGACATCTCCAGCAACCTGATGCTGGCGGACGAGCGGCTCCTGTGGCTGGCCCAGTGGGAGGCTCAGGCCTGCTCCCGTGTCCTCGAGTGCCTGCAGAGGATTGCCAGCCATCGACTCACCAGCGGAGTGCAGGGCTACACCACCGTGAGTCCACTAGTTAATCTCGATcttatatatatttgcattgtTAACCTCAGTCTTATGCAGGTGGTTCTTGGCTCATGACAGGGTTCCTTTTTCCACCATCCCGTTGTATTTCGATTCTGTCGTAGGTTGCAAATCCCTTTATACCACAAGCACATATGAGctattaacatgcatgaatattACAAAGATATTTTGGCTTCTGCCTTGCGCTTGACAGTCCTGGGTCCAAATCCCattgcagctgtagtacctttgagcaaggtacttaacttgaattACTCCACTGAAAATTAGCTTGCAGTaagaatgggtaaatagttgtaaactgctttggagttCATCCTCAGCTAAATAGATGTAAGGTTGGTATGGTTCCTATGTTCTAGCATCTGACCAGTAACAAAGCAGTCAAACTGTAACTGGACTGCAACCGTTCCAATTATCACTAGAAAATGAGATGTACAATAGTGCTTGAGTTCCTCTTAACTTTCATTAACACTTAAGTATCATTGAGTATATATAACTGCATCTGAGCTGCCTAACTGTAACTGGATTTCCTGTGTTCTTCGCTGAAGCCTGTTGGTCAGTGTCCGAGAAGGAGGTAGAACCAGATTATTGTCGTACTGATAGCTATGTTAGCCGCCTGCCAGTTTCAGCGAGTGTGTTGGAGTCGTGATGCTGTATGTTCACTGTCAAGTGCTTGTCCTTGCAGAATTCCCACAACATCGCCCTGGAAGCTCACACCATCAAAGCCAGCAGCTTCAATGGCATGACCTGCACACTTTTCCAGAAGGTGACCGTGGACCGTGGGGCACCGCGCGAACTCAGCGGCCGCAGCTCGGACGTGAACCTGGACAGGCAGTTGAGCTTCAAGTGTAATGTCAGCAGCACCCTGTCCAGTGTGGCCCTCAAAGTCAGTCCGCTGGCCACGGCTATTCTCTTGTTCTCCTGCATTCTGGGCATATCCCCTGTCTGTCTGTacatatgaataataatgatcCGTTATGGGTTAAGTTGTTGGTAAAGTTGGAGAAAACTATTTGCTaagtgaatcaatgtaaataaatgtgaatggaatACTTtgatgtaaatttaatttattgtaacACTGAATTCTGACCATTAAggttatgaaaaaatgtcaccCTCCTGGCTACTTGACCAATGCCACGGCTCTCTGTGTCTTGAGCTAGAACACCGTTCTGGAAGCATCCATCCAGCTGCCGCCCTCACTGCTCTCCAAGCTCCCTGGTTATGGCCTGGAGGAGACTGTTTACAGGTTACAGCTACTAGCTTTCAGGAATGGAAAACTTTTCCCCTCCACCAGCAACTCCAGCCTGCTGGCAGACCAGGGAAGCCGGAGGGCCGTTGCCAGCCCAGTCATCCTCATCAGTATCGGTGTGTTTGCAAGGCATGGGAGAGCAACCATAATGCAAAGCTATACTCTGGCTTTATGTATCAGCAGACTTGTCCTCCTCTCTGTTTCACTTCTTCCATTTCTACAGATGGCCACCCGCTGACAACCCTCCAAAGCCCAGTGAATGTGATGCTCCGGCGGTTCACTCATGGTTCCGATCCAGTTGCCGCGCACTGGAACTCGACCCTGCTGGATGGTCAAGGCGACTGGGATCCCACTGGTTGCCACATCCTCCGCTCCGACAGTAACTTTACCACAATCTCCTGCAACTTGCTGGGCAGCTATGCTGTACTGACGGTACGGACGATTAATACCAATAAACTGGACCAAGTCGGAAATCTATACCACTTTACTAAACATGGTGCCACAGagggtaacactggtgcctgTCAGTGCCTGAGCCTCATGTTTGGGTGCGGGTGCAAATTTAGCTCATGGTCTGtagagtttgcttgtttttcctgtgtttataGCCCAAAGACACGTGCAGAAGAAGGCAAGGATAAAACATTTCTCtaccctcccttaccatgaaTCCACACAAGGGGTCACCACAAGTTGGATTTGACTTGGTGGCATTTACCCTACCTGCACAAGACCTTTGCAACACTGCCATAACTTTCACCACACCTGTAGGAAGAGTTTTTAGtcgcagtcattgcagctaaaggtggcaaGACCACTTATTCACGCAGTGCCAGTTGGCATTCAATAACTTTGTTCATGAAATAACTGTAACATAGAAAAATGTGTTACTCAGATGGCCTTTATCTATAATTAGATTTTGGTTGAAGACAAGAAAACCTTCACTATCAAAAATTTTCTATTGTACAATAAAAGTGGGAAGGtggtaaatactttttttcaaagcactgtATTCATAAACAATACTTATTCTTCATaagcatttctttatttatagtgGGGGCATGTTTCTATACTGTTTTTGTATTCTGAAGCAAAGCTCAGGCTCAGTGCTGTGAATTTCTAACCTTCAGGATGCGAGTGGAGCAGAGCTCTTTCCCCAAGCTACTCCCATGTTGCACCCAGTTGTCTATGCCACAGCAGCCATACTGCTGCTCTGTCTGCTGGCTGTCATCAGCAGCTACATCTGCCACCACAGGTACTGAAATGCCgacattttctctttgtgaATGAGCATGCTTTTTCAGTCTGTTTCTTAGGTAATGTACTTTGGAGATCATAGTGAGTGCTCATCTCACTATTATTATCTGACACCAAGTCGTGAATGAAGACCCAACATCAAttgcatttgtgtatttgtctATGATGAGATGGACCCCACCATTATCGGGCTGCTTTGGTTCTAAAAACAGAGAAGAATAAACTCTGATGTCTGAAAGTTCTAGTCAAACGTTCTTTCTCTCGACTTGGCCAGGTCTGTGCGGATCAGCCGTAAGAGCTGGCACATGTTGGTGAACCTGTGCCTTCATATATTGCTGTCATGCGTGGTGTATGTCGGGGGTGTCACCCAGGTACGCCACACCAGCGTCTGCCAGGTGGTGAGTCACACTTCTCTAC
Coding sequences:
- the LOC108925697 gene encoding adhesion G protein-coupled receptor A3-like isoform X1; this translates as MPSLAVSEEPSASETQMGPGFSAFLRVAALLLPLLGSAASPFSVADCKSYDERPRSASSASRTAGTGSAGLERKVVCSNMDIGHVTPSRGFPERTVTLILSNNKIQELKNGSFMGLSALERLDIRNNIISHIEPGAFLGLLNLRRLDLSNNRIGCMRADMFAGLPGLARLNLSGNMFSSVPPGTFDSLTSLKTVELQTAFLLCDCSLLWLLHWAKERGVAMKDTRCSYPRALRGQPIASLQPDLLTCDAPLELPSFQMTPSQRQIVFRGDSLPFRCLASYVDKDMQVLWFQDGRMVEPNATEGIFIEKSVVQNCSLIASALTLSNVQPGSTGSWECLVSTRRGNSTRAVPIVVLESSAKHCPPDRVTNNKGEFRWPRTLAGITAYLPCSRPASGTGIYAGTPGEEQRASRGCGIDGRWAEENYSHCQYSNDVTRVLSIINQMPLNLTNAVTTARQLLVYTVEATTFSDKMDIIFVAQMIEKFGRFAEKYKELGDVMVDISSNLMLADERLLWLAQWEAQACSRVLECLQRIASHRLTSGVQGYTTNSHNIALEAHTIKASSFNGMTCTLFQKVTVDRGAPRELSGRSSDVNLDRQLSFKCNVSSTLSSVALKNTVLEASIQLPPSLLSKLPGYGLEETVYRLQLLAFRNGKLFPSTSNSSLLADQGSRRAVASPVILISIDGHPLTTLQSPVNVMLRRFTHGSDPVAAHWNSTLLDGQGDWDPTGCHILRSDSNFTTISCNLLGSYAVLTDASGAELFPQATPMLHPVVYATAAILLLCLLAVISSYICHHRSVRISRKSWHMLVNLCLHILLSCVVYVGGVTQVRHTSVCQVVGIVLHYSTLATVLWVGVTARNIYKQVTRKAKSYEELDEPPPPPRPMLRFYLIGGGIPIIVCGITAAANIRNYGSQVNAPYCWMAWEPSLGAFYGPVGFIVLVDCLYLLSILVQLHRHPDRRYELKDVAEEEQRLQPDGPLPAVSQSNQLTDPPAGLENEHSFWAQLLGVSVALVLFVALWAAGALAVSQEPPLDLLFSCLFGVVALGLGSFLVTHHCTNREDMRRLWLSACCPGRWDYLMQVDGPLAKPSTAKGCDPKSSGSGAESSCTNKSTSSTKNSSQGCKLTNLQAEAAQCKPLPLLPTSNGTSALLDSSATEHSVDSELQMHVAPIELMLRPNGQAGRPHRSRARVQRAGRLAVLREYAYDVPTSVESSEPNRPCGSRRTGLEGTRRSRRAYRERFQSRSQGQLDSSDGSSVAPRRCRSMDVASGLSAVSSGSSATGEAEVSGGEPPSDTNKKNLEPHLSVENEGHSKSYGLNLTNQNGLTKDSGRDLSLVVTGDSGNIKTGLWKHETTV